From Vitis vinifera cultivar Pinot Noir 40024 chromosome 5, ASM3070453v1, the proteins below share one genomic window:
- the LOC100262716 gene encoding protein FAR1-RELATED SEQUENCE 5, with amino-acid sequence MEGTSGRPDFVESDGGSDDETFENFGEHEGSEDGLLSCDSPVLNEELILREPTMEGLSMQNLEPFSGMTFPSLDDARNFYYEYAKRVGFTIRTNRIRHSLKNMAVIGRDFVCSREGFRAAKHTSRKDRVLPPRPITREGCKAMIRLAARDGNKWVVTKFVREHNHKLMTHCKFSGELPIINILSEEEKDKKIQDLYNELQLERERSAGFQQQLGMILKDLEEHADFMSVRVEDVVNKMREIELDDQ; translated from the exons ATGGAAGGCACCTCAGGTAGACCTGATTTTGTAGAGAGTGATGGGGGTTCAGATGATGAAACCTTTGAAAACTTTGGGGAACATGAAGGCTCAGAAGATGGACTGTTGAGTTGTGATTCACCTGTTCTAAATGAAGAGTTGATTTTGAGGGAACCGACAATGGAAGGTTTGAGTATGCAAAACTTGGAACCATTTAGTGGGATGACTTTTCCATCATTAGATGATGCGAGGAATTTCTATTATGAGTATGCCAAGCGTGTGGGATTCACCATAAGGACAAACCGAATCCGTCACTCACTAAAGAACATGGCGGTAATTGGCAGAGACTTTGTTTGTTCTAGAGAAGGTTTTCGTGCAGCAAAGCACACATCTAGAAAAGATAGGGTACTTCCTCCACGGCCAATTACAAGAGAAGGGTGCAAGGCAATGATAAGGCTGGCAGCAAGGGATGGGAACAAATGGGTGGTCACAAAATTCGTAAGAGAGCACAACCACAAACTAATGACTCATTGTAAATTTTCTGGGGAGCTACCAATTATAAATATTCTCAGTGAG GAAGAGAAGGATAAGAAAATCCAGGATTTATACAATGAATTGCAGCTTGAAAGAGAACGATCTGCAGGATTTCAACAACAGCTAGGCATGATTCTCAAAGATCTTGAGGAACATGCTGACTTCATGTCTGTAAGAGTTGAAGACGTGGTTAACAAAATGAGGGAAATCGAACTTGATGATCAATAA